The genomic segment GTTTTTTTGAGTGGACATGACAACTAAATATAGGAGGTTACACGTTTTGGCAAAATCGAATCACTCTGTTCTCGTTTTCGCCCTGGGCGGAGTCGGCGAAATTGGGAAGAATATGTACGTGGTACAAAGCGGTGACGACATCGTAGTGATTGATGCCGGATTGAAGTTCCCGGAAGAGGAAATGCTGGGGATTGATATGGTTATTCCGGATATCACCTACTTGGAGGAACATCGCGACAAGGTTCGGGGTATTATTATTACGCATGGACACGAAGACCACATCGGCGGCCTCAGCTACGTGCTGAAGCATTTGAAAGTCCCGGTTTATGCGACAAAACTTACCCTTGGTTTAATTGATGCAAAGTTAAAAGAAGCGGGCATCCTACATGAAACAAAACGCGTATTGATCAACAGCGACTCGGAAGTCGTTCTCGGAAAGATGAAGGCGACCTTTTTCCGCGTAAACCACAGCATCCCGGATTGTGTAGGGGTATGCCTGGATACGCCAGAAGGTTACATCGTTCATACAGGAGACTTCAAGTTCGATCAAACGCCTGTTAACAATCAGGTAGCTGATCTGGCAAAAATGGCGATGATTGGTGACAGAGGCGTTTTGTGCTTGCTCTCTGACAGTACGAATGCAGAACGGCCTGGATTTACCGGATCGGAACGCTCAGTGGGCAAAGCACTCATGGATGTGTTCAGTAAAGCATCTGGACGTATTGTTGTTTCTACGTTTGCATCAAATGTTCACCGCATTCAACAAGTGGTGGACGCTGCTGCACAGTTCAACCGTAAATTGACGGTTGTCGGTCGGAGCATGCAAAATGTTATTAATATCAGTAGAGACTTAGGGTACTTGTTGGTCCCTGAGGGCTTGATTGTTGAGATCGATGAAATCAACAAGCTGAATGCTGAACAAGTCGTTATTTTATCAACTGGAAGCCAAGGAGAGCCTATGTCCGCGCTCACTCGGATGGCCCGATCCGCCCATCGGAAAATTGACATCCTTCCAGGGGATACAGTTATTATTGCAGCCACTCCCATTCCAGGGAATGAAAAATACGTGGCGCGTACAATTGATCAATTATCGCGTATTGGTGCAGATGTCATTTATGGTGGCCATGGACCTAACGGAACCGTCCACGTCTCCGGTCATGGTAGCCAAGAAGAATTGCGCCTAATGCTTAACCTAATGAAGCCTAAGTACTTTATTCCTGTTCACGGTGAATATCGCATGTTGAAAACGCATGCCTTACTTGCTGAACAGGTTGGCATTCCTGAAGAAAACACGTTCTTGCTGGATAACGGCGATACAGTTGAATTCTTAGGGGGCAAGGCCCGTTACGGTGGAAAAGTCCATGCTGGCAACGTTTTGATTGACGGCTTGGGTGTTGGTGATGTAGGAAACATCGTACTTAGAGATCGCAAATTACTGTCACAAGATGGCATACTGGTAGTTGTCGTTACACTCAGCAAACAAAATGGCACGATTTTGTCAGGTCCAGACATCATTTCTCGCGGTTTCGTCTACGTGCGTGAATCCGAAGAGTTGTTGGATGAGGCAAATCGCATAGTGACCCAAACACTTGTCAAATGTATGGAAGAAAATGTGAATGAATGGTCTTCACTAAAAAATAACGTAAAAGAGTCATTAGGCCGTTATCTGTACGAGCAAACGCGCAGACGTCCGATGATCTTGCCGATTATCATGGAAGTGTAGGATCACTTGAAAAAGAGCTGGAAATCCTTTCGAAAAAGGGTTTCTGGCTTTTTTTGGCTTTATGGGCGCATGATTTTTCCTCCCCTTATCCATACTACAGAGGAAAGTGAGGGAGGATCATCCATGTCGAATCAACAATTTAGCGATTTTTTAAATAGGCCGCCGTTTGCAAACACACCGGTAAATAGGAAAGAATCCCAGCCAAAATCACCAACTAATGATCAGGAGCCTGCTGCCTCGCCACCATCGGAAGCACCTGCACAGGAAGATCCGAAGAAAAAACTGCTCGATTCCATTACGCAACTGGGTCAGACAAACGTCCCACAGCTCGAAAGCAATATTTATTGTATGACCATCATCGGACAAGTAGAAGGGCATATTCAGCTGCCTCCTCAAAATAAGACAACCAAATACGAGCACCTCATCCCTCAATTGGTTGCGGCAGAACAAAACAGCAAAATAGAGGGTGTCCTCGTTATTTTGAATACGGTTGGTGGGGATGTTGAAGCGGGCTTGGCGATTGCAGAAATGGTATCCTCCTTGTCCAAACCGGTAGTCACACTCGTACTCGGCGGTGGTCATAGTATTGGTGTGCCAATCGCTGTAGCTGGTTCGTACTCGTTTATTGCAGAAACAGCCACGATGACGATTCACCCGATCCGTTTGACGGGACTTGTGATTGGTGTGCCCCAAACGTTTGAGTACTTGGACAAAATGCAGGATCGTGTAGTAAGCTTTATTGCCCGTCACTCCAAAGTTTCAGAAGAAAAGTTCCGTGAGCTTATGACCCGAACCGGTGAATTGACACGAGACATTGGAACCAATGTGATTGGCGTAGATGCGGTGAAATATGGATTGATTGATGAAGTCGGTGGCCTTGGTAGTGCTCTGAAAAAGCTGAACGAACTGATCAAAGCGCAAAAAGGCGAGGAGAGTGTACTCCAATGATCTTATACTCCATCATTCCGATGGAAACGGTGTTTGAGAACATGGAGCAAGTGGAGAAACAAGAGCTGAAAGAGATTGCGGTAGGTCATGCCACAATGCTCATTGAGCAAACCGGACCGTTTGAAGGAAAAATCGTCAGGTTGATTAGCCCAGATCCGCAAGACTACCTGAAGGAGCAGTACGCACCCGGACAAAAAATTCAGTTTCAACCTGAATGGCTCGCCTAAGAAGTCCTGTATTTCTATGAATTTCCTGTGTTATACTAGTAATGTACGAACAGCAGCCGAACACGCGACGGCTGCCTTTTTTAACGAAGAGGAATTTATAAATGAAATTCCGGAGTGTATGGAAACTTTCCGCTAAAACGCGGTCGCTCCACGTTAAAAAGGCCTCGATAGAGGTTTTCTTACCATTACGGTACATAACGAGTGTAACGACAAGGAGGAGGCGTGCCATTGAGTAGAAGAAAAAAAGAGCGTTCACAAGCGGCATTGGCCTCAGTTGTCAAAATAGAGCTGCTGGGACTTCTGATCATCGTGCTGTCCTTGATCGGGCTATTGGAGAGTGGATGGCTGGGCAAAAATGTACTGGCACTTCTATTTCGGTTTATTGCGGGCTCATGGGATTTTATCATTCCTGTTCTGCTAATCGGTATGGCCATACATATGATGTTTACGAGAAAGTCACCGAAGCTTACATACCGCGTCTTAGGGATAGCTCTCATTGGTGTGGCGATTTTGACCTGGGATCACATGATTTTGTACAAACAAATTACCGCAGATGGAAAATTTGCAGAGCAAAGCATTATTAAGGTTACATGGGACAGAATTTGGCTCGATCATGGTCAGAAAGTGTCCACCACCGGGGTAGGTGGAGGAATGATCGGTGCCCTGTTTTTTGCAGTGACAAATGGCCTTGTTGGAACAATTGGTACTGGTCTCGTGATTGTTTTCCTTTTCCTTGTGGGACTGATGTTTCTGTTCAATCTTTCTTATGTAAACATTTTGATGTTTGCCAAGGACAAGCTGGCTTTGGTTTACGGAAAGGCGAAAGATACAGTGAAGGACTCTGTACAACTTTTGCAGGAAGAGAGCGAGAAGCGAAAGAAAGAAGCAAAGGAAGCCGAAGAGGCTCGCAAGCAAAAGCAATCGCAGTCAGAGAATGAGGCCATCGCGGTTACGGCGTTGAAAGAGCAAAAATCTCATCCACAGCCTGCTATTCAGGAGGAAGAAGTCCAGCAACCGAACGCCCCGTTAATTCGTGATTTTACGGATCGCATTGCGCTGGAAGAGGATGACGGACAAATTAATCCTAGTCATTCAGCGCGAGCTGCACAACCGAAAACGAATCAGGAAATTACGTTTGCGCTCGAAGGAGAAGAAGAAATCTTCGGTACAATAGATACCGGAGAAGAACAAAATACCATACCGTATGAGCTGCCAAGTCTGCAAATGCTCGCAAGGCCCAAAGCGAGTGCAACAAGTAAAGACGTCGATCATACCTCAAATGCGGCAAAATTAGTACAGACACTGAAGAGCTTTGGCGTCAATGCAACGGTTTCCGAAGTACATCGCGGACCTGCTGTTACACGCTACGAAGTTCAACCCGCTACAGGGGTAAAAGTAAGCAGGATTGTCAGCTTGACGGATGACCTTGCGTTGGCATTGGCGGCAAAAGATATCCGGATTGAGGCACCGATCCCAGGAAAATCAGCCATTGGCATCGAGGTTCCGAACTCGGAGGTAGCGGTCGTATCACTACGAGAAGTGTTGGAAGCTCCCGAGTATCAAGATGCGCCAGGGAAGCTTACCGTTGCTCTTGGCCGGGATATTTCCGGAGAGCCGATCGTAGCAGATTTGACCAAAATGCCGCATTTGCTCGTAGCGGGTGCGACGGGAAGCGGAAAATCAGTATGCATTAACGGATTGATCATGAGTATTTTGTTCAAGGCCAAGCCAGAAGAAGTCAAGCTGATGATGGTTGACCCGAAAATGGTGGAACTGAATGTGTACAACGGAATTCCACATTTGTTGGCTCCTGTTGTCACTGACCCGAGAAGGGCTTCTGTTGCATTGAAAAAAGTCGTGGCCGAGATGGAGCGGCGCTATAATTTGTTTGCCAAAACAGGTAGCCGCAACATTGAAATGTACAATGCGCAAGTGGAAGGCACGCCACTTCCTTATATTGTCGTCATCGTCGATGAGCTTGCGGACTTGATGATGGTAGCTCCGGGAGAAGTGGAGGATGCGATTTGTCGACTTGCGCAAATGGCTCGTGCTTCCGGGATTCATTTAATCATCGCGACACAACGCCCTTCCGTAGATGTCATCACGGGTGTGATCAAGGCGAACATCCCTTCTCGTATTGCCTTTGGCGTGTCTTCGATGGCTGACTCCAGAACGATTCTGGATATGGGAGGAGCGGAAAAGCTTCTTGGTAGAGGGGACATGCTTTCGTTGCCGATGGGGGCATCCAAGCCGACCCGTGTTCAAGGAGCCTTTGTATCCGACAAGGAAGTAGAAGAGGTCGTTCGTTTTGTGAAAGAACAGCAAGAGGTTCGCTACAATGAAGAGATGATCCCGGGTGACGTGCAGGAGGAACAGCAGCCAGTCGTGGATGATGAACTGTACGATCAAGCTGTCCAAATCGTTTCAGAAGCCCAGACGGCATCGGCATCCTTGCTGCAGCGTCGTCTCCGTGTTGGTTATACGCGGGCGGCACGATTGATTGATATGATGGAAGCTCAAGGAGTAGTCGGTCCATATGAGGGAAGCAAGCCTCGTGAGGTTCGACTGCCACGTCCATCCATAGAAAGCAATATTTCATAATGGAAGGCCTTGCCAGAATTTATACTGGCAGGGTCTTTTTTCCTATTTTAGGAGAAAAATCCCTGTCGAAATTAATCATTTTGCATTATTATTCATAAATATTTGGCTTGCATGATACTCGCCCCTCATGTAAAATTTTTAAGAGATTGACGGAAATTGTTGTTATATTATGTCTCATACGAATCAGAGGTCTGACGTCCTACCTGTTGGGATGGCTGAAGGACAGCAGGAGTGAATGATGATGAGCATCAAAGGGAATGTTCGATCACTGTTTCTCTTGGTAATGGACAAGATCAAGAGTGATATCGAAACCGGACTTCTTCGTCCTGGTGAACGCCTCCCTTCTGAAGCCGAACTATCCAAACAGCTTGGTGTAAGCAGGGCGACGCTTCGCGAGGCACTCCGACTTCTTGAGGAAGAGAAGATTGTCATTCGTAGACACGGTGTAGGTACCTTTATTAATTCAAAGCCTGTTTTTTCAGGCGGGATTGGGGAACTCTTTAGTGTGACGGATGCAATCGAGCGTCAAGGATATACCGCAGGAACCTTGATCCTGAAAACATCCTTTGGCGAATCTGCTGAAGAAGAGAGGAAGCGGCTGGCCTTAAATCCGGGTGAAGGCGTTCTCATAGTAGAGCGAATTCGAACGGCTGACGGTGAGCCTGTGGTTTATTGTGTGGACCGCATTCCTGCACATCTGGTGCCTGAGGGCTATGCGGCAAGTGGAGAGTCTATCTTCAAATGGCTGGAGAGCGTAACAGGGGTAAGGATCGCATACGCAGTAGCTGATATTGAACCTGTGGGCTACAATGAAAAGGTTTCCAACCTGCTGCACTGCGATAAATCTGCTCCCATGCTCTTGCTCAAACAGATTCATTACGACGAAAGTGAAAAGCCAGTGCTATACTCCCATAATTACTTCAGGGCTGACAAAATTCACTTTCATGTCGTGAGGAGACGGTTGTAACTGTGGGGGCAACCTCACTCAACAATTTCATCAACTAAAAACAGGGGGTAATCTCAGATGAAGAAAGTTCTATCCGTGCTTTCTGTGGCAACACTCAGCCTGTCGCTCGTTCTCGCTGGGTGCGGAAGCAAACCAGAAGCACAGCCTCAAGGCCAAACTGGTAGCAATGGAGGCGCTCCAGCCGCTAAAGCTATCAAAGTAGGTATGGTTACAGACGTTGGTGGTGTAAACGACAACTCCTTTAACCAGAGTGCTTGGGAAGGGCTGCAAAAACTCCAAACCGATTTGAATCTCCCGAAAGAAAACGTAAACTATCTGCAATCAAAATCAGATGCTGACTATGTACCAAACCTGACTCAATTCGTAAAAGACGGTTGGGATCTGACTTGGGGTATCGGCTTCCTGATGGGTGACCACCTGAAAAAAGTAGCAGATGAAAACAAAGTCGCAAAACTGGCGATCATCGACGCTGAAGTAGATGCTCCTAACGTAGCATCTGTACTCTTCAAAGAGCATGAAGGCTCCTTCCTCGCTGGGGTAGTTGCAGCGAAAATGACCAAAACGAAAAAGGTAGGATTCGTGGGTGGCGTTGACATCCCGGTAATCAAACGTTTTGATCTTGGTTTCGAAGCGGGTGTAAAAGCTGTAGATCCTAGCATTCAAGTCGTTAAAGTTTACACGGGTGCTTTTGACAAACCAGACATGGGTAAATCCACGGCTTCCTCCATGTACGGTCAAGGTGTGGACATCATCTTCCACGCTTCCGGCGGTACAGGCGACGGTGTGTTCAACGAAGCAAAAGACCGTAAAGCTAAAGGCGAGAACGTATGGGTAATCGGTGTTGACAAAGACCAATCCCTGACTTTCGGCGACGAAATCACATTGACTTCCATGGTAAAACGTGTTGACGAAGCAGTTATTCGTGTAGCGAAAGACCTGTCTGAGGGTAAATTCAAAGGCGGAGTGCAATGGCTCGGACTGGCTGAAAACGGTGTAGGTCTGGCTGACACTTCCACGAAGAACGTTCCTGAAGACGTACTGAAGCTGGTTGAAGAATATAAGCAAAAAATTGTTAAAGGCGAAATCACAGTTCCTGACAAGTAAAAACTAAGGAAACTGCAAACGGACAAGGCTGGTTCGAGCTACTGGCCTTGTCCTTTACCTTCACAATAGACCCGAAAAATGGGGTGAGCATGCATGAACTCGGTAAAAAAAGTGGTTGAAATGAGAGGGATCACAAAACGGTTCCCAGGCATTATTGCGAATGACAGTATTACACTGTCAGTAGGTAAAGGTGAAATTCATGCGCTGCTCGGAGAGAATGGCGCGGGTAAGTCCACACTCATGAATATCTTGTTCGGTCTATACCAGCCGGATGAAGGCGAAATTCTGATTAACGAGAAAGTTGTACAGATCACCAGTCCAAGGATTGCAAACGAACTTGGTATCGGAATGGTTCACCAACATTTTATGCTCGTAGAAACATTTACAGTCACGGAAAACATTGTGCTAGGAAATGAACCGAAAAACGGGTTGAAGATAGATATTCAAAGCGCTGAGAAAGCGGTAGAAAAACTGTCGAATCAATACGGGCTCAAAGTTGATCCGAGAGCAAAAATTCAGGATATCTCAGTAGGGATGCAGCAGCGTGTAGAGATTTTGAAAACGCTTTATCGCGGTGCGGACATCTTGATTTTTGATGAGCCTACGGCTGTATTGACGCCGCAGGAAATCCATGAACTTATCGAGATCATGCATAACTTGGTAAAAGAAGGTAAGACGATTATCCTGATCACACACAAGCTGAAAGAAATTATGGCTGTATGTGACGCGGTTACGATCATTCGTCGAGGAAAAGTCATTGACTCCGTATTGGTAAAAGATACGAATCCAGACGACTTGGCTGCGAAAATGGTTGGTCGTGAAGTGAACTTCCGCGTGGATAAAACGGAAGCAAAACCAAAAGATACGATTCTTTCCGTAGAGAACTTGACTGCGATGGGTAACCGCGGTGTGAATGCGCTGAACAATCTCAGCTTAGAAGTTCGCGCCGGCGAAATTCTCGGAATTGCAGGAGTCGACGGAAATGGTCAAAGTGAATTGATTGAAGTATTAACTGGCTTGCGTAAAGCAACAAGTGGGCGTGTCCTTCTTAATGGCAAAGAAATTACGAATCAAAGTCCGCGCAACATCTCGGAATCAGGATTGTCGCACATTCCAGAAGACCGACATAAACGAGGATTGGTTCTTGATTTCACCATGAGTGAAAATATGGTATTGGAAACGTACTTCCATCCAACGTTCTGCAAAAACGGTTTTCTTGATTATGGCGCCATTGACAAGCATGCGGCCAAGCTTATCGAAGAATTCGACGTTCGGACGCCGAGTATTTACACGCCAGCACGAGCGCTCTCGGGAGGAAACCAACAGAAGGCAATTATTGCCCGCGAAGTGGACAAGAACCCGGATTTGCTCATTGCGGCTCAACCTACTCGTGGCTTGGACGTAGGTGCTATCGAATTCATTCATCGCAGACTGATTGATCAACGCGATCAGGGAAAAGCAGTTCTCTTGCTTTCCTTGGAGTTGGATGAGGTTATCAATGTGTCCGACCGGATTGCGGTTATTTATGAGGGAGCCATTGTGGGGATTGTCGATGCCAAATCGACAACGGAGCAAGAGCTTGGCTTGATGATGTCCGGCGGAAAAGTAATGCAAGGAGGGGGAAACGATGAATAGAGTTATTGCGGTCTTCACGAAAGAATCGTTTCTCGTTCCTGCCGTTGCGATCATTCTTGGTCTTTTGACTGGAGCAATTGCCATGCTGGCAGGTGGATTTAATCCAATCGATGCCTATACGGCTTTGATTAAAAAAGTATTTGGTAGCGCGTATAACTTTGGTGAAACCATTCGCCAAATTACGCCTTTGATCTTTACAGGTTTGGCTGTAGCGTTTGCTTTCCGTACAGGTCTCTTTAACATCGGGGCAGAAGGCCAATTTATCGTAGGGATGATTGCTTCTACTGTCGTAGGTGTTTCTTTTGACCTCCCAGCAATCATTCATGCTCCACTGGCTATCCTTGCAGGTGCTGTAGCAGGTGGTTTGTGGGGAGCTATTGCCGGCTATTTGAAAGCAGCCCGTGGTGTCAATGAGGTTATTACCAGCATCATGTTGAACTGGGTAGCTCTTTACTTTGCAAACTGGGTCATGAATGCCTTCTTTATTCCAGCAGGCAAACAAACATCTGAAGAGGTAAAGGATTCTGCGATCATTACCATTGGATGGCTAGCTGAAATGTTTGACAATGCTCGTTTGCACTGGGGTACACTGGTTGCCGTACTCGCAGCTATTTTCTTCTATATCATTCTTTGGAAAACAAAATCTGGTTTTGAATTGCGTTCCGTTGGTTTGAACCCGCATGCTTCTGAGTATGCTGGTATGAACGTGAATCGTAATGTTGTAAAGGCTATGTTCATTGGTGGTATGTTTGCAGGGATTGGTGGAGCTACTGAGATTTTGGGCGTATTCCACTATCAAGCGATTATGACGCAGCATACGGGCTATGGCTTTGATGGAATCGCGGTAGCATTGATTGGCGGAAATACACCATTCGGGGTTATCCTTGCTGCCATATTGTTTGGGGTTCTCACATTCGGTGCGAGCGGCATGCAGTTTAGTGCGGGTGTACCGTTTGAATTGATTCGTGTCGTGATTGCTTCTGTTATTTTCTTCGTTGCTGCACATGGCATCGTGAAAATTTTCGTTAAGCCGATCTTGATGAAGAAAAAGGAAGGTGGAAACTGATGGATTGGGGATTAATTCTCAGCAACCTCGTTCATGATACCATCGTGTTTTCCACTGCCTTGATTTTTGCCGCACTGGGTGGATTGTACTCGGAGCGTTCTGGTGTCGTGAACATTGCGCTAGAAGGTATGATGATTATCGGTGCTTTTACCGGTGCCGTAATGACCTATGCTTTCCAAGATTCACTAGGTGCTTGGGCACCGTGGGTCGGATTTATTGCAGCGGGGATTGCCGGTTCTATTTTTGCACTCCCGCATGCCGTTGCTTCCGTTACGTTTAAAGCGGACCAGACCGTCAGTGGTGTGGCCCTGAACTTCTTGGCAGCTGGACTTTCCATCTACCTGACCAAAATTATTTTCGATGGAGCAGGTCAGACAACAACATTGACCGCTGTGTTTAACAAATTCAGTATTCCTGGATTGAGTGAAATTCCGTATATCGGACATGCCATTTTTGAGGCGTATCCTACTAGCTTTTTAGCTTTCATTGCTGTTTTCCTTACGTGGTATGTTGTATTTAAGACACCTTTCGGATTGCGCTTGCGTTCGGTTGGTGAGCATCCGCGTGCTGCTGATACAGTAGGGATCAATGTTAAGAGAATGCGCTACACGGCTGTTATGATCAGTGGTATGCTGGCTGCATTGGGTGGAGCTACCATTTCTTTGACGACTACCAGTAACTTTTCCCATAACACGGTTTCCGGACAAGGGTTTATCGCGATTGCGGCCTTGATCTTTGGTAAATGGCATCCAGCGGGTGCGATGGGAGCAGCCTTGTTCTTCGGTGTCGCTCAAGCGATCAAGTCTTTGGTCCAAATCTTCGGATTGACCAATTACATTCCTACTGAATTTATCTTCATGCTTCCGTACGTACTGACGATTCTCGTGATGGCTGGTCTGGTAGGACGATCCAGTGCTCCAGCGGCCCTCGGCAAACCTTACGATACGGGATCGCGTTAATCATTCGTTGACAAAATTTAGCGTCTAGAACCTGTCACTTTCCCTGTGCGATAATTTTTGTGACTGCTTGCAGTCCGCAAAAAACGGTCCTATCCGTTTTGGCAAATTGTCTGTGGGGAGGGAAAAAGATGAACCGCTGTCTACATAAGTACAGCAGTTATCGATGGAACAGGCTTCTAGGCGCTTTTGTTTTGTGCCTGATGATAGCGGTATCTGGTGGGATGGCTTCAGCAAAAGAGCCAGGACCGGTCATTTCTGTCGTTGTCGATGGAAGGGGAGTCCAGTCCGATGTATCGCCAATCCATCGAAATGGGCGTATGCTGGTTCCGATACGGGTAGTAGCGGAGGAAACAGGATCAGAAGTAAGCTACGAAGCTGCTACGCAGAAAGTATTCCTTAACAAAAAAAGCAAGCATATAACCCTTACGATCGGCAGCCAGACAGCGTACGTAAATGGAAAACGATGGAAGATGGATGTCTCTCCCATCATTGTGAATAGGCGGACGCTTGTTCCGATCCGATTTATCTCCGAGGCATTTGGCTATCAAGTTCAATGGGATAAGAAGTCGGCCGTTGCATACATACAATCCAAACCTGTGGAAGACAAAGCTGTGAGTGTGAAATACTCCTTGAATCCATATGTCGTTCAACAGGGAGATACCTTATCAAAAATTGCAGCTCGCCACGATACGAACATGAGTGCCATTCAGAAAAATAATCATCTCTCTTCTGATGAGTTACTAGTGGGCCAGATTTTATTTTTGCCAGAAGGTGCACAACGAGCTGAGTATCCTATTGCCACGAAAGTTGCGGATGATCAATTGACTGGAAATCAATTTCGGTTTCCTTTCCACGAGAATAGCTGGTATGAGCCGTATGGGGATAGCTTCGGGTCTGATCGAGAGTGGACGGAGTCCAATAGCGGCAGTGTTCGCAGTCACGAGGGCATCGACATCATGGCACCAAAGGGAACGCCGATTTACTCGGTATCCGATGGGACGATCAACAAAGTGGGCTGGAATACGTATGGTGGCTGGAGAGTAAACATTACGGATGAAAATGGTCAATATCGGATGTACTACGCTCATTTGCAGGCCTATGCTCCAGGATTGCATGTAGGCAAAACGATAAAAGCTGGACAGTTGATCGGTTTTGTTGGAGACACAGGCTACGGTGGTACTGGTACAGTGGGAATGTTTGAGCCTCACCTGCATTTTGGCCTCTATCGTAACAGCACGGGGAAAGCGATCGATCCGTATGATTACTTGCGGATTTGGGAGCAAAATAAAGTGGAGAGTCCCCTCTGATATTGGGACAAACTACTACGGAGTACCTTCACGAATAAAAGGAGGCCCTTCGTATGTGGACTTGTCCGTACTGTGGGGGAAGCCACGGCTTACCCTTTCACGATGAGCAGTTGGATGGCATGCTCTGTCTCTCGTCTGATTGCGGTCGATTTGTTGAAGAGCATAGCACTTCGGATGATCCTCGGGAGTGGGATGCAATGGATATGTA from the Brevibacillus brevis genome contains:
- a CDS encoding ribonuclease J — protein: MTTKYRRLHVLAKSNHSVLVFALGGVGEIGKNMYVVQSGDDIVVIDAGLKFPEEEMLGIDMVIPDITYLEEHRDKVRGIIITHGHEDHIGGLSYVLKHLKVPVYATKLTLGLIDAKLKEAGILHETKRVLINSDSEVVLGKMKATFFRVNHSIPDCVGVCLDTPEGYIVHTGDFKFDQTPVNNQVADLAKMAMIGDRGVLCLLSDSTNAERPGFTGSERSVGKALMDVFSKASGRIVVSTFASNVHRIQQVVDAAAQFNRKLTVVGRSMQNVINISRDLGYLLVPEGLIVEIDEINKLNAEQVVILSTGSQGEPMSALTRMARSAHRKIDILPGDTVIIAATPIPGNEKYVARTIDQLSRIGADVIYGGHGPNGTVHVSGHGSQEELRLMLNLMKPKYFIPVHGEYRMLKTHALLAEQVGIPEENTFLLDNGDTVEFLGGKARYGGKVHAGNVLIDGLGVGDVGNIVLRDRKLLSQDGILVVVVTLSKQNGTILSGPDIISRGFVYVRESEELLDEANRIVTQTLVKCMEENVNEWSSLKNNVKESLGRYLYEQTRRRPMILPIIMEV
- a CDS encoding ClpP family protease, giving the protein MSNQQFSDFLNRPPFANTPVNRKESQPKSPTNDQEPAASPPSEAPAQEDPKKKLLDSITQLGQTNVPQLESNIYCMTIIGQVEGHIQLPPQNKTTKYEHLIPQLVAAEQNSKIEGVLVILNTVGGDVEAGLAIAEMVSSLSKPVVTLVLGGGHSIGVPIAVAGSYSFIAETATMTIHPIRLTGLVIGVPQTFEYLDKMQDRVVSFIARHSKVSEEKFRELMTRTGELTRDIGTNVIGVDAVKYGLIDEVGGLGSALKKLNELIKAQKGEESVLQ
- a CDS encoding YlzJ-like family protein, whose protein sequence is MILYSIIPMETVFENMEQVEKQELKEIAVGHATMLIEQTGPFEGKIVRLISPDPQDYLKEQYAPGQKIQFQPEWLA
- a CDS encoding FtsK/SpoIIIE family DNA translocase; translated protein: MPLSRRKKERSQAALASVVKIELLGLLIIVLSLIGLLESGWLGKNVLALLFRFIAGSWDFIIPVLLIGMAIHMMFTRKSPKLTYRVLGIALIGVAILTWDHMILYKQITADGKFAEQSIIKVTWDRIWLDHGQKVSTTGVGGGMIGALFFAVTNGLVGTIGTGLVIVFLFLVGLMFLFNLSYVNILMFAKDKLALVYGKAKDTVKDSVQLLQEESEKRKKEAKEAEEARKQKQSQSENEAIAVTALKEQKSHPQPAIQEEEVQQPNAPLIRDFTDRIALEEDDGQINPSHSARAAQPKTNQEITFALEGEEEIFGTIDTGEEQNTIPYELPSLQMLARPKASATSKDVDHTSNAAKLVQTLKSFGVNATVSEVHRGPAVTRYEVQPATGVKVSRIVSLTDDLALALAAKDIRIEAPIPGKSAIGIEVPNSEVAVVSLREVLEAPEYQDAPGKLTVALGRDISGEPIVADLTKMPHLLVAGATGSGKSVCINGLIMSILFKAKPEEVKLMMVDPKMVELNVYNGIPHLLAPVVTDPRRASVALKKVVAEMERRYNLFAKTGSRNIEMYNAQVEGTPLPYIVVIVDELADLMMVAPGEVEDAICRLAQMARASGIHLIIATQRPSVDVITGVIKANIPSRIAFGVSSMADSRTILDMGGAEKLLGRGDMLSLPMGASKPTRVQGAFVSDKEVEEVVRFVKEQQEVRYNEEMIPGDVQEEQQPVVDDELYDQAVQIVSEAQTASASLLQRRLRVGYTRAARLIDMMEAQGVVGPYEGSKPREVRLPRPSIESNIS
- a CDS encoding GntR family transcriptional regulator — its product is MSIKGNVRSLFLLVMDKIKSDIETGLLRPGERLPSEAELSKQLGVSRATLREALRLLEEEKIVIRRHGVGTFINSKPVFSGGIGELFSVTDAIERQGYTAGTLILKTSFGESAEEERKRLALNPGEGVLIVERIRTADGEPVVYCVDRIPAHLVPEGYAASGESIFKWLESVTGVRIAYAVADIEPVGYNEKVSNLLHCDKSAPMLLLKQIHYDESEKPVLYSHNYFRADKIHFHVVRRRL
- a CDS encoding BMP family lipoprotein → MKKVLSVLSVATLSLSLVLAGCGSKPEAQPQGQTGSNGGAPAAKAIKVGMVTDVGGVNDNSFNQSAWEGLQKLQTDLNLPKENVNYLQSKSDADYVPNLTQFVKDGWDLTWGIGFLMGDHLKKVADENKVAKLAIIDAEVDAPNVASVLFKEHEGSFLAGVVAAKMTKTKKVGFVGGVDIPVIKRFDLGFEAGVKAVDPSIQVVKVYTGAFDKPDMGKSTASSMYGQGVDIIFHASGGTGDGVFNEAKDRKAKGENVWVIGVDKDQSLTFGDEITLTSMVKRVDEAVIRVAKDLSEGKFKGGVQWLGLAENGVGLADTSTKNVPEDVLKLVEEYKQKIVKGEITVPDK
- a CDS encoding ABC transporter ATP-binding protein, whose translation is MNSVKKVVEMRGITKRFPGIIANDSITLSVGKGEIHALLGENGAGKSTLMNILFGLYQPDEGEILINEKVVQITSPRIANELGIGMVHQHFMLVETFTVTENIVLGNEPKNGLKIDIQSAEKAVEKLSNQYGLKVDPRAKIQDISVGMQQRVEILKTLYRGADILIFDEPTAVLTPQEIHELIEIMHNLVKEGKTIILITHKLKEIMAVCDAVTIIRRGKVIDSVLVKDTNPDDLAAKMVGREVNFRVDKTEAKPKDTILSVENLTAMGNRGVNALNNLSLEVRAGEILGIAGVDGNGQSELIEVLTGLRKATSGRVLLNGKEITNQSPRNISESGLSHIPEDRHKRGLVLDFTMSENMVLETYFHPTFCKNGFLDYGAIDKHAAKLIEEFDVRTPSIYTPARALSGGNQQKAIIAREVDKNPDLLIAAQPTRGLDVGAIEFIHRRLIDQRDQGKAVLLLSLELDEVINVSDRIAVIYEGAIVGIVDAKSTTEQELGLMMSGGKVMQGGGNDE